A window of Alphaproteobacteria bacterium contains these coding sequences:
- a CDS encoding SulP family inorganic anion transporter, with the protein MNAHTRGPTLIELFTPKLVTVLREGYGLADLRADALSGLTVAIVALPLSMAIAIASGVTPDRGLYAAIVGGFIVSALGGSRFQIGGPAGAFIVLVAATVMQHGVDGLILATFLSGLILLAVGFLGLGTFIKYIPYPVTVGFTAGIAVIIFASQVSALLGLTLDGPEPGPIVPKVEALIDALPTADLPAVAVAALAIGLIVAIRRFRPQWPSFLIAVAVTAVAAWAAGLPVETIGSRFGGIPRSIPAPSLPDLGWDKVAAVLPSALAFALLGGIESLLSAVIADSMTGRRHRSNCELVAQGVANIGSALVGGICVTGTIARTATNVRSGARGPVAGMLHALFLLAFVLVAAPLASYIPLAALAGLLAVVAWNMAERHQFATLLRASIGDAVVLLATFGLVVFRDLTEGILVGFGLGALLFLHRMAQAVAVENQAPVPLVPEDVADSADGAARVPYDPGPATDRDIVVYRITGAFFFGAAASVGAALDRIGEHPRAYVIDMAAVPILDSTAAATIHGFVRKAGRRGALVYIAGAGPTIRRALLTHGVRPPQVRFKAQQADALASARRRLAHAAAAGPAASAAPAGDASPTG; encoded by the coding sequence ATGAACGCCCACACCCGCGGGCCGACGCTCATAGAGCTGTTCACGCCGAAGCTCGTCACCGTCCTGCGCGAGGGCTACGGTCTGGCCGACCTGCGCGCCGACGCGCTGAGCGGGCTGACCGTGGCGATCGTCGCGCTGCCGCTGTCGATGGCGATCGCCATCGCGTCCGGCGTCACCCCGGACCGCGGACTCTATGCCGCCATCGTCGGCGGCTTCATCGTCTCGGCGCTGGGCGGCAGCCGCTTCCAGATCGGCGGACCCGCCGGCGCCTTCATCGTGCTCGTGGCCGCCACGGTGATGCAGCACGGCGTCGACGGGCTGATCCTGGCCACCTTCCTGTCGGGGCTGATCCTGCTCGCGGTCGGCTTCCTCGGCCTCGGCACCTTCATCAAGTACATCCCCTACCCGGTCACGGTGGGCTTCACCGCCGGTATCGCCGTCATCATCTTCGCCAGCCAGGTCAGCGCGCTGCTCGGGCTGACCCTCGACGGGCCGGAGCCGGGGCCGATCGTGCCCAAGGTGGAGGCGCTGATCGATGCGCTGCCCACCGCCGACCTGCCCGCCGTCGCCGTCGCGGCGCTGGCGATCGGCCTCATCGTCGCGATCCGCCGGTTCCGCCCGCAATGGCCGTCATTCCTGATCGCGGTCGCGGTGACGGCCGTGGCGGCCTGGGCGGCAGGCCTGCCGGTGGAGACCATCGGCAGCCGCTTCGGCGGCATCCCGCGCAGCATCCCGGCGCCGAGCCTGCCCGACCTCGGCTGGGACAAGGTGGCGGCGGTGCTGCCGTCGGCGCTGGCCTTTGCGCTGCTCGGCGGCATCGAAAGCCTGCTGTCGGCGGTGATCGCCGACAGCATGACCGGGCGGCGCCACCGCTCGAACTGCGAACTGGTCGCGCAGGGTGTCGCCAACATCGGCTCGGCCCTTGTCGGCGGCATATGCGTCACCGGCACGATCGCGCGCACCGCCACCAACGTGCGCTCCGGCGCCCGCGGGCCGGTGGCGGGCATGCTGCACGCGTTGTTCCTGCTGGCCTTCGTGCTGGTGGCGGCGCCGCTCGCCAGCTACATCCCGCTGGCCGCGCTGGCCGGCCTGCTGGCGGTGGTCGCCTGGAACATGGCCGAGCGGCACCAGTTCGCCACGCTGCTGCGCGCCTCGATCGGCGACGCCGTCGTGCTGCTGGCGACCTTCGGGCTGGTGGTGTTCCGCGACCTGACCGAGGGCATCCTGGTCGGCTTCGGCCTGGGCGCGCTGCTGTTCCTGCACCGCATGGCCCAGGCGGTCGCCGTGGAAAACCAGGCGCCGGTGCCGCTGGTGCCGGAGGACGTCGCCGACAGCGCCGACGGGGCGGCGCGCGTGCCCTACGACCCGGGACCGGCGACCGACCGCGACATCGTCGTCTATCGCATCACCGGCGCCTTTTTCTTCGGTGCCGCTGCGAGCGTCGGCGCGGCGCTGGACCGCATCGGCGAGCACCCGCGGGCCTATGTCATCGACATGGCGGCGGTGCCGATCCTCGATTCGACCGCCGCCGCCACAATCCACGGCTTCGTGCGCAAGGCCGGCCGGCGCGGCGCGCTGGTCTACATCGCCGGCGCCGGGCCGACCATCCGCCGCGCGCTGCTCACCCACGGAGTCCGCCCGCCGCAGGTCCGCTTCAAGGCGCAGCAGGCCGACGCTCTCGCCTCGGCACGGCGGCGCCTCGCACACGCCGCGGCCGCGGGGCCGGCAGCGTCCGCCGCGCCCGCCGGGGACGCCAGCCCGACCGGGTGA
- a CDS encoding helix-turn-helix transcriptional regulator, with product MIEPADLLCIQDRLFAAACAEATFPAVIGEAATAFGAEGSLLFEVDNRDGRVVSMIAAGLDPPPAAERERLHQINPRMRYAQRHAAGLVVCDHQFIDDRGMDRSEFYDAIGRHSGLRCFIGSRLFDDGDISLYHTLEFATRHGRPDRAQIEAFRRLAPNVGRAWRLARQSGGGHTADAWVPDHVPWAVFALDHAGKVLRMNRLAEAIVRDGGGLRVDRGALAARARQADALLRGAIGSALRGEDAVMLVPRAGAAPLALRLIPLPATSRVDPRHPAVVAHVHDPQQPGPGRMALMRRLYGLSAAEERVVALLAEGKDLEESAAVLGISRNTARNHLQSVFAKTGTRRQSELMVRILGLPPG from the coding sequence GTGATCGAGCCCGCGGACCTTCTCTGCATCCAGGACCGGCTGTTCGCGGCGGCATGCGCCGAGGCGACGTTCCCGGCGGTGATCGGCGAGGCGGCGACGGCGTTCGGCGCCGAGGGCAGCCTGCTGTTCGAGGTCGACAACCGCGACGGCCGGGTCGTCTCGATGATCGCAGCCGGCCTGGACCCACCGCCGGCGGCGGAGCGCGAGCGCCTGCACCAGATCAACCCGCGCATGCGCTATGCCCAGCGCCACGCGGCCGGGCTGGTGGTGTGCGACCACCAGTTCATCGACGACCGCGGCATGGACCGCAGCGAGTTCTACGACGCGATCGGGCGCCATTCCGGCCTGCGCTGCTTCATCGGTTCGCGGCTCTTCGACGACGGCGACATCTCGCTCTACCACACGCTGGAGTTCGCCACGCGGCACGGCCGCCCCGACCGCGCGCAAATCGAGGCGTTCCGGCGGCTTGCGCCCAATGTCGGCCGCGCCTGGCGGCTGGCCCGGCAGAGCGGCGGCGGCCACACCGCAGATGCATGGGTGCCCGACCACGTGCCGTGGGCGGTCTTCGCGCTGGACCATGCCGGCAAGGTGCTGCGAATGAATCGCCTGGCCGAGGCGATCGTACGGGACGGCGGCGGCCTGCGCGTGGACCGGGGCGCGCTGGCGGCGCGCGCGCGGCAGGCCGATGCGCTGCTGCGCGGCGCCATCGGCAGCGCGCTGCGCGGCGAGGATGCCGTCATGCTGGTCCCGCGTGCCGGCGCCGCGCCGCTCGCCCTGCGCCTGATCCCGCTGCCGGCGACCAGCCGGGTCGACCCGCGCCATCCGGCGGTGGTGGCCCACGTTCACGACCCGCAGCAGCCCGGCCCCGGCAGAATGGCGCTGATGCGCCGGCTCTACGGTCTGTCGGCGGCCGAGGAACGCGTGGTCGCGCTGCTGGCCGAGGGCAAGGACCTGGAGGAGTCCGCCGCCGTCCTGGGCATCAGCCGCAACACCGCCCGGAACCATCTGCAGTCGGTATTCGCCAAGACCGGCACGCGCCGGCAAAGCGAGCTCATGGTCCGCATCCTCGGCCTGCCGCCGGGCTGA
- a CDS encoding response regulator — protein sequence MAEIVVADDNEGIRNMLAALLGQEGHNVRLAADGRQALQLMRQAPADIVVTDVFMPEQDGLETVMALRKAFPKTAIVVMSGGSRVGYGSDFLDLASQLGARAVLAKPFEPDELIAIIADCVADSKR from the coding sequence ATGGCAGAGATCGTCGTCGCCGACGACAACGAGGGCATACGCAACATGCTGGCCGCGCTGCTGGGCCAGGAAGGCCACAACGTGCGCCTGGCCGCCGACGGCAGGCAGGCGCTGCAGTTGATGCGGCAGGCCCCCGCCGACATCGTCGTCACCGACGTGTTCATGCCGGAGCAGGATGGCCTGGAGACGGTGATGGCGCTGCGCAAGGCCTTTCCGAAGACCGCTATCGTCGTCATGTCGGGCGGGTCGCGCGTCGGCTACGGCTCCGACTTCCTCGATCTCGCCAGCCAGCTCGGCGCCCGCGCGGTGCTGGCCAAGCCGTTCGAACCGGACGAGCTGATCGCCATCATCGCGGACTGCGTCGCCGATTCGAAGCGATAG
- a CDS encoding TRAP transporter large permease yields the protein MTTAFLFILFFAFMALGMPIAFALGLSSILTVAIMADTSLASMAQTLFSAFDDHYTLQAIPFFILASAFMSTGGVARRLVDFAIACVGHLRGGLAMASVLACMFFAAVSGSSPATVVAVGSVVIAGMVQAGYSKEFAAGVICNAGTLGILIPPSIVMVVYAAAVEVSVGRMFLAGIVPGLIAGLMLMAVIWFRARQKGMPKLPRITGAEWNRTAFHALPGLGLIAIIFVGIYGGIFTPTEAAAVAAVYAFIAACFIYRDIGPLKSPAAGDIRNGHIRWLTAVPHAFVHRDTFKVMIDGGRTTIMLMFLIANAIMFAHVLTSEQIPQALAESILAAGLEPWMFLIVVNVILLIAGNFMEPSAIVLILAPIFFPIAIEMGIDPIHLGIIMVVNMEIGLITPPVGLNLFVTAGITGMSLTRTVAAALPWLMVLLVFLVLITYVPILSTGLYQWALGPETVSSGLDLSQFRN from the coding sequence ATGACCACCGCCTTCCTGTTCATCCTGTTCTTCGCGTTCATGGCGCTGGGCATGCCGATCGCCTTCGCCCTCGGCCTGTCGTCGATCCTGACGGTCGCGATCATGGCCGACACCAGCCTGGCCTCGATGGCGCAGACCCTGTTCTCGGCCTTCGACGACCACTACACGCTGCAGGCGATCCCGTTCTTCATCCTGGCGTCGGCGTTCATGTCGACCGGCGGCGTCGCCCGCCGGCTGGTCGACTTCGCCATCGCCTGCGTCGGCCACCTGCGCGGCGGGCTGGCGATGGCCTCGGTGCTGGCCTGCATGTTCTTCGCCGCCGTGTCGGGCTCGTCGCCGGCCACGGTCGTTGCCGTCGGCTCGGTGGTGATCGCCGGCATGGTCCAGGCAGGCTACTCCAAGGAGTTCGCCGCCGGGGTGATCTGCAACGCCGGCACGCTCGGCATCCTGATTCCGCCGTCGATCGTGATGGTGGTCTATGCCGCCGCGGTCGAGGTCTCGGTCGGGCGCATGTTCCTGGCCGGCATCGTGCCGGGCCTGATCGCCGGCCTGATGCTGATGGCGGTGATCTGGTTCCGCGCCCGCCAGAAGGGCATGCCGAAGCTGCCGCGCATCACCGGCGCCGAATGGAACCGCACCGCCTTTCACGCCCTGCCGGGGTTGGGCCTGATCGCCATCATCTTCGTCGGCATCTACGGCGGCATCTTCACGCCCACCGAGGCCGCCGCGGTGGCCGCGGTCTATGCCTTCATCGCCGCCTGCTTCATCTATCGCGACATCGGGCCGCTGAAGTCGCCGGCCGCGGGCGACATCCGCAACGGCCACATCCGCTGGCTGACGGCCGTGCCGCACGCCTTCGTCCACCGCGACACCTTCAAGGTGATGATCGACGGCGGCCGCACCACCATCATGCTGATGTTCCTGATCGCCAACGCGATCATGTTCGCCCACGTGCTGACCAGCGAGCAGATCCCGCAGGCGCTGGCCGAGAGCATCCTTGCCGCCGGTCTGGAGCCGTGGATGTTCCTGATCGTGGTCAACGTCATCCTGCTGATCGCCGGCAACTTCATGGAGCCGTCGGCGATCGTGCTGATCCTGGCGCCGATCTTCTTCCCGATCGCCATCGAGATGGGCATCGACCCGATCCACCTGGGCATTATCATGGTGGTGAACATGGAGATCGGGCTGATCACTCCGCCGGTCGGGCTGAACCTGTTCGTCACCGCCGGCATCACCGGCATGAGCCTGACCCGCACCGTGGCCGCCGCGCTGCCCTGGCTGATGGTGCTGCTGGTCTTCCTGGTGCTGATCACCTATGTGCCGATCCTGTCCACCGGGCTGTACCAGTGGGCGCTGGGACCGGAGACGGTGAGCAGCGGCCTTGATCTCAGCCAGTTCAGGAATTAG
- a CDS encoding TRAP transporter small permease, producing MSGAPADGQAGASPPAWLRLIHRSEEGVIALLFAALTLITFVQVVLRGLGDSIGWAFELSRYLFAWLVLFGVSYALRVGAHIGVDALVRLLPRPARRAVGLIAVGLCIAYAVLLILGAWEYIDKVWRFATDDLKVPRGLPYLIVPIGMALVLLRLVGIAWNILRDRADGFAIGDEAREALESHAATGRDETRP from the coding sequence ATGTCTGGCGCACCGGCCGACGGCCAGGCGGGAGCGTCCCCACCCGCCTGGCTGCGGCTGATCCACCGCAGCGAGGAGGGCGTCATCGCCCTCCTGTTCGCGGCGCTGACCCTGATCACCTTCGTGCAGGTCGTGCTGCGCGGCCTCGGCGACAGCATCGGCTGGGCGTTCGAGCTGTCGCGCTACCTGTTCGCCTGGCTGGTGCTGTTCGGCGTCAGCTATGCGCTCAGGGTCGGCGCCCATATCGGCGTCGACGCCCTGGTCCGGTTGTTGCCGCGCCCGGCGCGGCGCGCCGTCGGCCTGATCGCGGTCGGCCTGTGCATCGCCTATGCCGTGCTGCTGATCCTCGGCGCGTGGGAATACATCGACAAGGTCTGGCGCTTCGCCACCGACGACCTGAAGGTGCCGCGCGGCCTGCCCTATCTGATCGTGCCGATCGGCATGGCGCTGGTGCTGCTGCGGCTGGTCGGCATCGCCTGGAACATCCTGCGCGACCGCGCCGACGGCTTCGCCATCGGCGACGAGGCCCGCGAGGCGCTGGAGAGCCATGCCGCAACCGGCCGGGACGAGACCCGGCCATGA
- a CDS encoding TRAP transporter substrate-binding protein: protein MRLSLTTSAIALALIAAAAPAQADDPIVIRFSHVVAENTPKGIGALMFQQLVEERLGGRVVVEVYPNSQLYNDDKVMEALLLGDVELAAPSLSKFGAFTSQLAVFDLPFLFDDLDAVDRFTGSEAGQAMLTSMTGDDILGLGFWNNGMKQLSANVPLRSPADADGLKFRIQPSDVLEAQFEAVGANPEKMAFSEVYQALQTGVVDGQENTWSNIYSQRYFEVQNYITESNHGLLAYMLVTNNAFWSGLPDDVRTELDAIVAEVTAEVNRLALEKDLQDRQAVIDAGMAEVIELTPEEVAGWRDAMQPVWAQFADDIGQELIDAAAASNGSS from the coding sequence ATGAGACTAAGCCTGACCACATCCGCCATCGCGCTGGCGCTGATCGCCGCTGCCGCCCCTGCCCAGGCCGACGATCCGATCGTCATCCGCTTCAGCCACGTGGTGGCCGAGAACACCCCCAAGGGCATCGGCGCGCTGATGTTCCAGCAGCTGGTCGAGGAGCGCCTCGGCGGCCGCGTCGTGGTCGAGGTCTATCCGAACTCGCAGCTCTACAACGACGACAAGGTGATGGAGGCGCTGCTGCTCGGCGACGTCGAGCTTGCCGCGCCGTCGCTGTCCAAATTCGGCGCCTTCACCAGCCAGCTCGCGGTGTTCGACCTGCCGTTCCTGTTCGACGACCTCGATGCCGTCGACCGCTTCACCGGCAGCGAGGCCGGCCAGGCCATGCTGACCTCGATGACCGGCGACGACATTCTCGGTCTCGGCTTCTGGAACAACGGCATGAAGCAGCTGTCGGCCAACGTGCCGCTGCGCAGCCCGGCCGACGCCGATGGCCTGAAGTTCCGCATCCAGCCGTCGGACGTGCTGGAGGCCCAGTTCGAGGCCGTCGGCGCCAACCCCGAGAAGATGGCCTTCTCCGAGGTCTACCAGGCGCTGCAGACCGGCGTGGTCGACGGCCAGGAGAACACCTGGTCGAACATCTACTCGCAGCGCTATTTCGAGGTGCAGAACTACATCACCGAGTCCAACCACGGCCTGCTGGCCTACATGCTGGTCACCAACAACGCGTTCTGGAGCGGCCTGCCCGACGACGTGCGCACCGAGCTGGACGCCATCGTCGCCGAGGTGACGGCCGAGGTGAACCGGCTGGCGCTGGAGAAGGACCTGCAGGACCGCCAGGCCGTGATCGACGCCGGCATGGCCGAGGTGATCGAGCTGACGCCCGAGGAGGTCGCCGGCTGGCGCGATGCGATGCAGCCGGTGTGGGCGCAGTTCGCCGACGACATCGGCCAGGAGCTGATCGACGCGGCCGCCGCTTCCAACGGTTCGAGCTAG
- a CDS encoding sigma-54 dependent transcriptional regulator, translated as MTAGTVLFVDDEPDIRNAVAQGLDLHGLAVECLDAAEPALDRVSRGFDGIVVSDIRMPGMDGMAMMRAALEIDPELPVVLVTGHGDVPLAVEAMRAGAYDFIEKPFAMAHLAGVAWRALDKRRLVLENRDLRSALADRSGLEAVLVGRSERMRRLRADVAAVAATDADVLIVGETGTGKEVVARALHRFGDRAGGPFVAINCGALPAEIIESELFGHERGAFTGALARRVGKLEHARGGIVFLDEIESMPLELQVKLLRVIETRSLERLGSNQTLPLDIRFLAATKRDLKQAGDAGAFRADLYYRLNVVTLQVPALCAHREDIPDLADHLAREAAVRYRRPAPALSAAVLQELAARDWPGNVRELRNVIDRMTLGIGDAGVALDAAPMALADHVEACERRVIAAELARHNGRINETHAALGLSRKTLYDKMVRYGLNREDFVRGGGDG; from the coding sequence ATGACCGCCGGCACGGTGCTGTTCGTCGACGACGAACCCGACATCCGCAACGCGGTCGCCCAGGGCCTCGACCTGCACGGCCTGGCGGTGGAGTGCCTGGACGCCGCCGAGCCGGCGCTGGACCGCGTCAGCCGCGGCTTCGACGGCATCGTCGTCTCAGACATCCGCATGCCGGGCATGGACGGCATGGCGATGATGCGGGCGGCGCTGGAGATCGACCCGGAGCTGCCGGTGGTGCTGGTCACCGGCCACGGCGACGTGCCGCTGGCGGTGGAGGCGATGCGCGCCGGCGCCTACGACTTCATCGAGAAGCCCTTTGCCATGGCGCATCTGGCCGGCGTGGCCTGGCGCGCGCTCGACAAGCGGCGGCTGGTGCTGGAGAACCGCGACCTGCGCAGCGCGCTGGCCGACCGCAGCGGGCTGGAGGCGGTGCTGGTCGGCCGGTCCGAGCGGATGCGCCGGCTGCGCGCCGACGTCGCCGCCGTCGCCGCCACCGACGCCGACGTGCTGATCGTCGGCGAGACCGGGACCGGCAAGGAGGTGGTCGCCCGCGCCCTGCACCGGTTCGGCGACCGCGCCGGCGGCCCGTTCGTCGCCATCAACTGCGGCGCCCTGCCGGCCGAGATCATCGAGAGCGAGCTGTTCGGCCACGAGCGCGGCGCGTTCACCGGCGCGCTCGCCCGGCGGGTCGGCAAGCTGGAGCACGCCCGCGGCGGCATCGTGTTCCTCGACGAGATCGAAAGCATGCCGCTGGAGCTGCAGGTCAAGCTGCTGCGGGTGATCGAGACGCGCAGCCTGGAGCGGCTCGGCTCCAACCAGACTCTGCCGCTGGACATCCGCTTCCTCGCCGCGACCAAGCGCGACCTGAAGCAGGCCGGCGACGCCGGTGCGTTCCGCGCCGACCTGTACTATCGGCTCAACGTGGTCACGCTGCAGGTGCCGGCGCTGTGCGCGCATCGCGAGGACATCCCCGACCTGGCCGACCATCTGGCCCGCGAGGCCGCGGTGCGCTACCGGCGGCCGGCGCCGGCCCTGTCAGCCGCGGTGCTGCAGGAGCTGGCCGCGCGCGACTGGCCGGGCAACGTGCGCGAGCTGCGCAACGTGATCGACCGGATGACGCTGGGCATCGGCGATGCCGGCGTCGCCCTCGACGCGGCGCCGATGGCGCTGGCCGACCATGTCGAGGCCTGCGAGCGGCGGGTGATCGCGGCCGAACTGGCCCGCCACAACGGGCGCATCAACGAGACCCATGCCGCGCTCGGCCTGTCCCGCAAGACCCTGTACGACAAGATGGTCCGCTACGGCCTCAACCGCGAGGACTTCGTCCGTGGCGGCGGCGATGGGTAG
- a CDS encoding ATP-binding protein — protein MASELPALDDRHPIPAPAEPRPEAPRRGALRLAAAALAVAAATAVVVWVVAGWAWDRARGEARAGAEASLDLFVANLAGELGKFAALPDLLASRPDVIDLFDAQGNAARSDLGDSLAAAAQRATGADVVYFMRLDGLTFAASNARAADSFVGQNFSYRPYFRSALDTGAGRYFALGTTSGRRGYYFAHRVARGTRVLGVVVVKVDLEAVEERWRALDLDVMVTDPFGVVFLSNRPDWRLRTIAPMTDAAYAQIAADRRYDGATLAPLAVARESEAAGSHGTVDRWVVPAAVDTGDGRTEYLHVSRPMPEAGWAVHVLVDLAPARRDATLAAVLALALCGLVAAGALLALQRRRQLLERVALNQAAADRLERQVAARTADLTGANRRLGQQIEERMQAEAELRRMQAELVQAGKLAALGQMSAALSHEFNQPLAAIRSYADNAALLLERGRAEDARANVGHIAELTGRMAEISRTLSTFARRPDDRRAAVDLCALVDRVVAFLDGRRQRVDAAVAVRKSAPAVWVLAGEVRLEQVIRNLLTNALDAVAGRDERRVEIAVDRDEGGEAVLTVADSGTGIADDALPRIFDPFFTTKRTGEGLGLGLSIAFNIVKDFDGRLEAANRPQGGALFTVRLPLATAAARAAE, from the coding sequence ATGGCCAGCGAGCTTCCCGCCCTCGACGACAGGCATCCGATCCCGGCGCCGGCCGAACCGCGCCCCGAGGCGCCGCGCCGCGGGGCGTTGCGGCTTGCCGCGGCGGCGCTGGCGGTCGCCGCGGCGACGGCCGTCGTCGTCTGGGTCGTCGCCGGCTGGGCTTGGGACCGCGCGCGCGGCGAGGCACGCGCCGGCGCCGAGGCCAGCCTCGATCTGTTCGTCGCCAACCTGGCCGGCGAGCTCGGCAAGTTCGCCGCCCTGCCCGACCTGCTCGCCAGCCGGCCGGACGTGATCGACCTGTTCGACGCTCAGGGCAACGCCGCACGCTCCGATCTCGGCGATTCGCTGGCCGCCGCCGCCCAGCGCGCCACCGGGGCCGACGTCGTCTATTTCATGCGCCTGGACGGCCTGACCTTCGCCGCCAGCAACGCGCGGGCGGCGGACAGCTTCGTCGGCCAGAACTTCAGCTACCGTCCCTATTTCCGCAGCGCGCTGGACACCGGCGCCGGGCGCTATTTCGCCCTCGGCACCACCTCGGGCCGGCGCGGCTACTACTTCGCGCACCGGGTCGCGCGCGGCACCCGCGTGCTCGGCGTCGTCGTGGTCAAGGTCGACCTGGAGGCGGTGGAGGAGCGCTGGCGCGCGCTCGACCTCGACGTGATGGTGACCGACCCGTTCGGGGTGGTCTTCCTCAGCAATCGGCCCGACTGGCGGCTGCGCACGATCGCGCCGATGACCGACGCGGCCTATGCCCAGATCGCCGCCGACCGCCGTTATGACGGCGCCACGCTGGCGCCGCTGGCGGTGGCGCGCGAGTCCGAAGCCGCCGGCAGCCACGGCACGGTCGACCGCTGGGTGGTGCCCGCTGCCGTCGACACCGGCGACGGCAGGACCGAATATCTGCACGTCTCGCGGCCGATGCCGGAGGCCGGCTGGGCGGTGCATGTGCTGGTCGACCTCGCCCCGGCGCGCCGCGACGCGACCCTGGCCGCGGTGCTGGCGCTGGCGCTGTGCGGGCTGGTCGCCGCCGGCGCGCTGCTGGCGCTGCAGCGCCGGCGCCAGCTGCTGGAGCGGGTGGCGCTGAACCAGGCAGCGGCCGACCGGCTCGAACGCCAGGTCGCGGCGCGCACCGCCGACCTGACCGGCGCCAACCGCCGCCTGGGCCAGCAGATCGAGGAGCGGATGCAGGCGGAGGCCGAGCTGCGGCGGATGCAGGCGGAGCTGGTGCAGGCCGGCAAGCTGGCTGCGCTGGGGCAGATGTCGGCCGCCCTGAGCCACGAATTCAACCAGCCGCTGGCCGCGATCCGCTCCTATGCCGACAACGCGGCGCTGCTGCTCGAACGCGGCCGGGCCGAGGATGCCCGCGCCAATGTCGGCCATATCGCCGAGCTGACCGGCCGGATGGCGGAGATCAGCCGCACCCTGAGCACCTTCGCCCGGCGTCCGGACGACCGCCGCGCGGCGGTCGACCTGTGCGCGCTGGTCGACCGGGTGGTCGCGTTCCTCGACGGGCGCCGCCAGCGCGTCGACGCCGCGGTGGCGGTGCGGAAGTCCGCGCCGGCGGTCTGGGTGCTCGCCGGCGAGGTGCGGCTGGAGCAGGTGATCCGCAACCTGCTGACCAACGCGCTCGATGCGGTGGCCGGCCGGGACGAACGCCGGGTCGAGATCGCGGTCGATCGCGACGAGGGCGGCGAGGCGGTGCTGACGGTCGCCGACAGCGGCACCGGCATCGCCGACGATGCCCTGCCGCGCATCTTCGACCCCTTCTTCACCACCAAGCGCACCGGCGAAGGGCTCGGCCTCGGCCTGTCGATCGCCTTCAACATCGTCAAGGACTTCGACGGCCGGCTGGAGGCCGCCAACCGGCCGCAGGGCGGCGCCCTGTTCACGGTGCGGCTGCCGCTGGCGACGGCCGCGGCCCGGGCGGCGGAATAG
- a CDS encoding YARHG domain-containing protein, whose amino-acid sequence MLRFGRLGAFAGMVLLSAAAHADESCSLAGNGICEEIYLGAGYCAPATDSADCAGAEVLPFSDDRPLTNQDVRYMAGYQLRLARNEIFARHGYRFNSEDLQRFFGARSWYAPVGQNVTLTPVEQTNVEFLRVIEDGGALNRNAQRSEPPNGSTLPPWTGWIADMVHADGHVDAAIVNGIRGRVYDNETQSTVMVRPDVGDMLFWGDEPEFGASTPCCLFPPIVLEPYVLDLGIVPQPLGRETLLGETVTRVRLDWDDGEGFASLHGEAWLTDDGIFLQVKLQGVFTECCGGDEGIPWTLDYHLENLQRGPNDPSLMEPPPFQQWSYAG is encoded by the coding sequence ATGCTTCGGTTCGGCAGACTGGGCGCCTTCGCCGGCATGGTCCTGTTGTCGGCGGCGGCGCATGCGGACGAAAGCTGTTCGCTGGCCGGCAACGGCATCTGCGAGGAGATCTATCTCGGGGCCGGCTACTGCGCGCCGGCGACCGACAGCGCCGACTGCGCCGGGGCCGAGGTGCTGCCGTTCTCCGACGACCGGCCGCTGACCAACCAGGATGTCCGCTACATGGCCGGCTACCAGCTGCGGCTGGCCCGCAACGAGATCTTCGCCCGCCACGGCTATCGCTTCAACAGCGAGGACCTGCAGCGCTTTTTCGGCGCGCGGTCGTGGTACGCGCCGGTCGGCCAGAACGTCACGCTGACGCCGGTCGAGCAGACCAATGTCGAGTTCCTGCGCGTGATCGAGGACGGCGGCGCGCTGAACCGCAACGCCCAGCGCAGCGAGCCGCCGAACGGCAGCACACTGCCGCCCTGGACCGGATGGATCGCCGACATGGTCCACGCCGACGGCCACGTCGACGCCGCCATCGTCAACGGCATCCGCGGCCGGGTCTACGACAACGAGACCCAGAGCACCGTGATGGTGCGCCCGGACGTCGGCGACATGCTGTTCTGGGGCGACGAGCCCGAGTTCGGCGCCAGCACGCCCTGCTGCCTGTTCCCGCCGATCGTGCTCGAGCCCTATGTGCTCGACCTCGGCATCGTGCCGCAGCCGCTGGGCCGCGAGACGCTGCTCGGCGAGACGGTGACGCGGGTCAGGCTGGACTGGGACGACGGCGAGGGCTTCGCCAGCCTGCACGGCGAGGCCTGGCTGACCGACGACGGCATCTTCCTGCAGGTGAAGCTGCAGGGCGTGTTCACCGAATGCTGCGGCGGCGACGAGGGCATTCCGTGGACCCTGGACTACCACCTGGAGAACCTGCAGCGCGGGCCCAACGACCCCAGCCTGATGGAGCCGCCGCCGTTCCAGCAATGGAGCTACGCCGGCTGA